In the Malus domestica chromosome 16, GDT2T_hap1 genome, one interval contains:
- the LOC103446210 gene encoding uncharacterized protein isoform X1, with protein sequence MQCQIHGIKQSLYGFWYFAFVIVQFEREMRGYDRDDYGQSGDEYEDYEDDEDGEEYEEEEEDPKPTKEALAYLELRQRLKEQLRKKKSGSSLANPSNKKKKLPYDNFGSFFGPSQPVIAERVIQESKSLLETKHLTSSATNSVHHNKKSSGSTSAGSKYVSNDQKPKVINEVKSKVQKIKDTRDYSFLLSDDAEPPASTKDRPPQNVSVPNSEVRSSQMATNNGRHIPSSNNGRHIPSSNNARPVPSSNNGRHVPSANNGRHVLSANNGRHIPSANNGRHVPSANDGRVVPGRRDERKLVSMNGQMHSKVGPNKLSSASRRPDSTSMDSRRQLGSIGGNGPGRPLETKRLPSKMPASTTERKASTPGLKNPMSGVPRPPLSKLQSSIPRQQLQQKKEVRESNKPKVLLKQSSGLSRPQHINKPQMQRQISSRPMSQEHPPKKKPMRRHPDDDEPGLDFRSEIRKMFRQPERYASDDDDSDMEANFEDIMKEERRSALIARREDEEQARLIEEEERRERMAKQNRKRKLGH encoded by the exons ATGCAATGCCAAATCCATGGAATCAAACAGAGCCTATATGGGTTTTG GTACTTTGCATTTGTAATTGTTCAATTCGAGAGGGAAATGCGGGGATATGATAGAGAT GATTATGGTCAGTCAGGCGACGAATATGAGGATTATGAGGACGATGAGGATGGTGAAGAGtatgaagaggaagaggaagatccaAAGCCTACCAAGGAAGCATTGGCATACCTTGAGTTGAGACAACGCTTGAAAGAACAATTACGAAAGAAGAAAAGTGGTTCTTCTTTGGCCAACCCCAGtaataaaaagaagaagctCCCCTATGACAA TTTTGGATCTTTCTTTGGCCCATCTCAACCAGTTATTGCTGAGAGAGTGATTCAAGAAAGCAAATCGTTGTTAGAAACCAAGCACCTAACATCCAGTGCTACCAACTCTGTCCATCAT AACAAGAAGAGCTCTGGATCAACCTCTGCTGGATCGAAATATGTATCAAATGATCAGAAACCCAAAGTCATTAATGAG GTTAAGAGTAAAGTACAAAAGATCAAGGATACAAGAGATTACTCGTTTTTACTTTCTGACGATGCAGAGCCCCCAGCCTCTACAAAGGATCGACCACCTCAAAATGTCTCTGTTCCAAATTCTG AGGTGCGGTCTAGTCAAATGGCGACAAATAATGGCAGACATATACCTTCATCAAATAATGGCAGACATATACCTTCATCAAATAATGCCAGACCTGTACCTTCCTCAAATAATGGAAGACATGTACCTTCGGCAAATAATGGCAGACATGTACTTTCAGCAAATAATGGTAGACATATACCTTCAGCAAATAATGGCAGACATGTACCTTCAGCAAATGATGGTAGAGTTGTACCTGGCCGTCGTGATGAAAGGAAACTGGTATCTATGAATGGACAGATGCATTCTAAAGTGGGGCCCAATAAGTTGAGTTCTGCCAGTAGACGACCCGATTCAACATCAATGGACTCGAGAAGACAGCTTGGTAGCATAGGTGGAAATGGGCCTGGCCGGCCTCTAGAGACAAAAAGATTACCGTCTAAGATGCCTGCTTCAACCACTGAGAGGAAAGCTTCTACACCAGGCCTAAAGAATCCCATGTCTGGTGTGCCCAGACCACCTCTTTCAAAGTTGCAGTCATCTATTCCAAGGCAGCAGttgcaacaaaaaaaagaagtacGAGAATCTAATAAGCCCAAAGTGTTACTGAAACAGTCATCAGGATTGTCAAGACCTCAG CACATAAACAAGCCACAAATGCAAAGGCAAATCTCGTCACGTCCTATGTCTCAAGAGCATCCTCCCAAAAAGAAGCCTATGAGACGGCACCCAGATGATGATGAACCGGGTCTGGATTTTAGAAGTGAGATCAGAAAAATGTTTCG TCAACCAGAAAGATACGCTAGTGACGACGACGATAGTGATATGGAGGCGAACTTTGAAGATATTATGAAGGAGGAGAGACGAAG TGCGCTAATCGCAAGAAGGGAGGACGAAGAGCAGGCTAGGTtgatagaagaagaagaaaggagggaACGGATGGCTAAACAAAATCGCAAGCGTAAGCTCGGTCATTAG
- the LOC103446210 gene encoding uncharacterized protein isoform X2 → MRGYDRDDYGQSGDEYEDYEDDEDGEEYEEEEEDPKPTKEALAYLELRQRLKEQLRKKKSGSSLANPSNKKKKLPYDNFGSFFGPSQPVIAERVIQESKSLLETKHLTSSATNSVHHNKKSSGSTSAGSKYVSNDQKPKVINEVKSKVQKIKDTRDYSFLLSDDAEPPASTKDRPPQNVSVPNSEVRSSQMATNNGRHIPSSNNGRHIPSSNNARPVPSSNNGRHVPSANNGRHVLSANNGRHIPSANNGRHVPSANDGRVVPGRRDERKLVSMNGQMHSKVGPNKLSSASRRPDSTSMDSRRQLGSIGGNGPGRPLETKRLPSKMPASTTERKASTPGLKNPMSGVPRPPLSKLQSSIPRQQLQQKKEVRESNKPKVLLKQSSGLSRPQHINKPQMQRQISSRPMSQEHPPKKKPMRRHPDDDEPGLDFRSEIRKMFRQPERYASDDDDSDMEANFEDIMKEERRSALIARREDEEQARLIEEEERRERMAKQNRKRKLGH, encoded by the exons ATGCGGGGATATGATAGAGAT GATTATGGTCAGTCAGGCGACGAATATGAGGATTATGAGGACGATGAGGATGGTGAAGAGtatgaagaggaagaggaagatccaAAGCCTACCAAGGAAGCATTGGCATACCTTGAGTTGAGACAACGCTTGAAAGAACAATTACGAAAGAAGAAAAGTGGTTCTTCTTTGGCCAACCCCAGtaataaaaagaagaagctCCCCTATGACAA TTTTGGATCTTTCTTTGGCCCATCTCAACCAGTTATTGCTGAGAGAGTGATTCAAGAAAGCAAATCGTTGTTAGAAACCAAGCACCTAACATCCAGTGCTACCAACTCTGTCCATCAT AACAAGAAGAGCTCTGGATCAACCTCTGCTGGATCGAAATATGTATCAAATGATCAGAAACCCAAAGTCATTAATGAG GTTAAGAGTAAAGTACAAAAGATCAAGGATACAAGAGATTACTCGTTTTTACTTTCTGACGATGCAGAGCCCCCAGCCTCTACAAAGGATCGACCACCTCAAAATGTCTCTGTTCCAAATTCTG AGGTGCGGTCTAGTCAAATGGCGACAAATAATGGCAGACATATACCTTCATCAAATAATGGCAGACATATACCTTCATCAAATAATGCCAGACCTGTACCTTCCTCAAATAATGGAAGACATGTACCTTCGGCAAATAATGGCAGACATGTACTTTCAGCAAATAATGGTAGACATATACCTTCAGCAAATAATGGCAGACATGTACCTTCAGCAAATGATGGTAGAGTTGTACCTGGCCGTCGTGATGAAAGGAAACTGGTATCTATGAATGGACAGATGCATTCTAAAGTGGGGCCCAATAAGTTGAGTTCTGCCAGTAGACGACCCGATTCAACATCAATGGACTCGAGAAGACAGCTTGGTAGCATAGGTGGAAATGGGCCTGGCCGGCCTCTAGAGACAAAAAGATTACCGTCTAAGATGCCTGCTTCAACCACTGAGAGGAAAGCTTCTACACCAGGCCTAAAGAATCCCATGTCTGGTGTGCCCAGACCACCTCTTTCAAAGTTGCAGTCATCTATTCCAAGGCAGCAGttgcaacaaaaaaaagaagtacGAGAATCTAATAAGCCCAAAGTGTTACTGAAACAGTCATCAGGATTGTCAAGACCTCAG CACATAAACAAGCCACAAATGCAAAGGCAAATCTCGTCACGTCCTATGTCTCAAGAGCATCCTCCCAAAAAGAAGCCTATGAGACGGCACCCAGATGATGATGAACCGGGTCTGGATTTTAGAAGTGAGATCAGAAAAATGTTTCG TCAACCAGAAAGATACGCTAGTGACGACGACGATAGTGATATGGAGGCGAACTTTGAAGATATTATGAAGGAGGAGAGACGAAG TGCGCTAATCGCAAGAAGGGAGGACGAAGAGCAGGCTAGGTtgatagaagaagaagaaaggagggaACGGATGGCTAAACAAAATCGCAAGCGTAAGCTCGGTCATTAG